A region from the Thermanaeromonas sp. C210 genome encodes:
- a CDS encoding ABC transporter permease, translating to MSPQLSRRTWKVFWRNFIVFRKTWLANIMFNFVEPLLYLGAMGWGLGSYIPAIQGMSYLQFLAPGLIASSAMWATASECTYDSFVRMRYQKIYYALAVTPLSIEEIVLGEMLFGAFKGLLYGSVILLVIFVLGLVPSPWALLIPPVLVLCGLAFAELSMIWTGLVPKIDTFSYYFTLIITPMFLFSGIFFPLGDLPPLAQQLAWFLPLYHVVELLRALTLGHIGGHLWLHVVWLLAFIALFLYPPIHLLRQRLVG from the coding sequence ATGAGCCCGCAGCTCTCCCGCCGTACCTGGAAGGTCTTCTGGCGTAACTTCATCGTTTTCCGCAAAACCTGGCTTGCCAATATCATGTTTAATTTTGTGGAGCCCCTCCTCTATCTAGGGGCCATGGGTTGGGGGCTGGGTAGCTATATCCCTGCCATCCAGGGGATGAGCTATCTCCAGTTCCTGGCCCCGGGGCTCATCGCTTCTTCGGCCATGTGGGCCACGGCCTCGGAATGCACCTATGATAGTTTCGTCCGCATGCGCTACCAGAAAATTTATTATGCCCTGGCGGTCACCCCCCTGAGTATAGAGGAAATCGTGCTGGGGGAAATGCTCTTTGGGGCCTTCAAAGGGCTGCTTTACGGGAGCGTGATTCTCCTGGTGATCTTCGTGCTAGGGCTGGTTCCCTCTCCCTGGGCCCTCCTCATTCCCCCGGTCCTGGTACTCTGCGGCCTGGCCTTTGCCGAGTTAAGCATGATCTGGACCGGCCTGGTACCCAAAATCGATACCTTCAGCTATTATTTCACTTTGATAATTACCCCCATGTTCCTGTTTTCAGGCATCTTTTTTCCCCTGGGCGATCTGCCACCCCTGGCCCAACAGCTGGCATGGTTCCTCCCCCTGTACCACGTAGTGGAGCTCCTGCGGGCCCTTACCCTCGGGCATATAGGGGGGCACCTGTGGCTTCACGTAGTATGGCTGCTGGCCTTTATCGCTCTGTTCCTATACCCTCCCATCCATCTTCTGCGCCAGCGTCTCGTGGGTTAG
- a CDS encoding DUF2007 domain-containing protein, which produces MGERWVVVAATLPVEASLMKGLLESAGIPVRLRGEAIGRLYGLNLGPLGEVEVLVPEGKAAQAREILEEHRG; this is translated from the coding sequence ATGGGAGAAAGATGGGTAGTAGTAGCAGCCACTTTGCCGGTAGAGGCCTCCCTGATGAAGGGCCTCCTGGAATCAGCTGGTATACCTGTACGGCTGCGCGGTGAGGCCATAGGGAGGTTATACGGTCTAAATCTCGGCCCCCTGGGCGAGGTAGAGGTCCTGGTGCCCGAAGGGAAAGCGGCCCAGGCACGGGAAATTTTAGAGGAACACCGCGGGTGA